The genomic segment GATGAAGACCAACCCGGGCGTCACCGCGACCTTCTTCGAGGCGCTCAGCGACGCCGGCGTGAACATCGAGCTCATCTCGACCTCCGAGATCCGCATCTCGGTCGTCACGCGCGCCGACGACGTGACCGAAGCCGTCCGCGCCGTGCACACCGCCTTCGGGCTCGACTCCGACACGGACGAGGCCGTGGTTTATGGAGGCACCGGCCGATGAGCCGTAAGCCGACGCTCGCGGTCGTCGGAGCGACCGGGGCCGTCGGCACCGTCATGCTCCAGATCCTGTCGCAGCACGCCGACATCTGGGGCGAGATCCGACTCGTCGCCTCTCCGCGCTCGGCCGGCAGGAAGCTGACCGTGCGCGGGGAGGAGATCGAGGTCCTGGCCCTGTCCGAGGAAGTCTTCGACGGGGTCGACGTCGCCATGTTCGACGTACCCGACGAGGTGTCCGCGCAGTGGGCGCCCGTCGCCGCCGCCAAGGGCGTCGTCGTGGTCGACAACTCCGCCGCCTTCCGGATGGACCCGGACGTCCCGCTGGTCGTCCCCGAGGTCAACCCGCACGCCGCGCGCGTGCGGCCGCGCGGCATCGTCGCCAACCCGAACTGCACGACGCTCTCGATGATCGTCGCCGTCGGCGCGCTGCACGCCGAGTTCGGGCTGCGCGAGCTGATCGTCTCCTCGTACCAAGCGGTGAGCGGGGCGGGCAGGGACGGCGTGGACACGCTGCGGCGGCAGCTGAAGCTGGTCGCGGGCAGCGAGCTCGGCACCAGCCCCGGAGACGTACGCCGGGCCGTCGGCGACGACACCGGGCCCTTCCCCGAGCCCGTCGCGCTGAACGTCGTGCCGTGGGCCGGGTCCCTCAAGGACGACGGCTGGTCGTCGGAGGAGATGAAGGTACGGGACGAGTCGCGGAAGATCCTCGGGCTGCCGGGGCTTCGCGTCGCCGCGACGTGCGTGCGCGTGCCCGTCGTGACCACCCATTCGCTGACCGTCCACGCGCGCTTCGAGGACGAGGTCACCGTCGACCGGGCCCGCGAGATCCTCGCGACCGCGCCGGGCGTCGTGCTGTTCGACAATCCGGCCGCGGGGGAGTTCCCCACCCCCGCCGATGTCGTGGGCACCGATCCGACCTGGGTGGGGCGGGTGCGGCGGTCGCTGGACGATCCCACCGCGCTGGAGCTCTTCGTGTGCGGGGACAACCTGCGCAAGGGGGCCGCGCTGAACACGGCTCAGATCGCGGAGCTGGTGGCCGGGGAGTTCACGGCCGGCTGAGGCCGTTGTGGCGTCTCCTTCGCGTCTGCGGTGGTATTGGTACATACCACCCCAGGGCCGAGCCCTTTGTGGGATCTGTGTAAGTTCTGTGTCCAACTCGGTGGTCGTGCGTCCTTGAACTGGATCATCTCCGCGTTCGAAGATTCGCATCTGATCACTGCAACCGGCGGCAGGCGGGGGGACGTCTTTAGCGGTCGCCCTTAGGGGTGGCCCGAGCGCCGGAATAATGGGCATAGGGGAAGAGCTGGTACGCATGGGGGCATTTGATGCATCGTCACGAGCGGTGCCCGCGCGACCTGCCGCAAACGCAACGACGGATGCGTACAACCCTGATGGGGGGAAGCGTGTCCAACAAGCGTGGCAGAGGTACTCGACTTCACAGCGGTACAGGCGAGAGGCGCGGCGACACTGCGCCCCACTCGCCGCCCCCGCGCGACCGGTGGCATGCCGGTGATCGCACCCATGCCCGCGGCGCGTCCGACCCGCATTCCGGCGCAGCGCGAGGGCGCTGACGACACGATGACCGCGGGCACAACAGTCGACCATCTCACCGAGACCTACCGCGCCCACTACAGGTCGCTGCTCGGCCTCGCCGCGCTGCTCCTGGACGACACGGCGTCCTGCGAGGACGTCGTGCAGGAGGCGTTCATCCGGGTGCACTCGGCGCGCAAGCGGGTGCGGGACCCGGAGAAGACGCTGGCCTACCTGCGCCAGACCGTCGTGAACCTCTCGCGGTCCGCGCTGCGTCGGCGCATCCTCGGGCTGAAGCTGCTCTCGAAGCCGATGCCCGACATGGCGAGCGCGGAGGAGGGGGCGTACGACCAGCTGGAGCGCGACGAGCTGATCAAGGCCATGCGCGGCCTCCAGCGGCGCCAGCGCGAGGTCCTCGTGCTGCGGTACTTCGCCGACATGACCGAGGCGCAGGTCGCCGAGACGCTCGGCATATCGCTGGGCTCGGTGAAGGCGTACGGCTCGCGCGGCATCGCGGCCCTACGGGTCGCCATGGAGGCGCCGGCATGAGTGAGCGCAAGCGTGACGAGCAGGGCGGATTTGAGCGGCATGGCAGGAACGACGACGTGAACCACGGTCCCGTAGGCGATTCCGACCCCGATCGCGGGGCCGGATCCGATCCCGAGGCGGAGGCCGAGTCGGGGGCGGAGCCCGACTCGGGGGCGGATGATGGTGCCGGTCGTGATTCCGGTGCCGGTGCCGGGCTGGACAGGCTTCGTGCCGTGGTCGGGGGCGGGGCCGGCCCCGAGGGTGGGCGTGGCTCCGAAGGTGTGCAGGATGCGCAGGGGTACGAGGGTGACCTCGGGTCCGACGAGCTCGCGCTGCGGCGGCTGATGCGGCAGGCCGTACAGGAGATCGAGCCGGGCGACCGCGCCCTCGACCATCTGCGGCAGGCCGTCCCCGCGCGCCGGGCCCGCAAGCGTCAGGCCGTCGTCGGTCTCGCCGCCGCCGCGCTCTTCATCGGCACCGCCGTCCCCGCGCTCGTGCACGTCACCACCTCCAAGGGCGACTCGGACGACCGCACCTCGATCGCGGGCAACAGCCAGGACGCGCAGGGCGGCTCCGGTCACGGCAAGGGCCCCGACGGCGGCGAGAAGGACGCGGGGGCGAAGCCCGACAAGTCCAAGGGCAAGGACAAGAAGGACAAGAAGGGCAAGAAGGACGGCAAGGGGAAGGGTGGCACGGGCGGCGGCGGTACGGGAGCGCCCGACCCCTCCACCTCCGAGGCCGCCAGTTCGCCCGTCTGCGACGCCACCCAGCTCGGCGCCACGGGCAGCACGAACCCGGCGGACGCCAACGGAGCGGTCTACGGCTCCTTCCGCGTCTCCAACATCTCCGACAGCAGCTGCACCGTCGAGGCGGCGGGCGCCGTCGCCGCGGTGGCGCAGGGCGCGGCCGACCCGGCGAAGGTCGGCGTGGTCGACCACACGGCGGGCGACGCGGCGGCCGGACTGCCCGACCCGTCGCTCGAGGCCAGCCCGCTCGTGCTGCAGCCCGGCGCGGCGTACGAGGTGAAGTTCGCCTGGCTCCCGTCGGACAAGTGTCCGACGGACACCGGCGAGCCCACGCCCAACCCGACGCCCTCCGAGGGCGGCGGCGGGACGCCGGAGGGCGGGACGCCCGAGGGCATGAGCCCGCAGCTCGGGCGCACGGACGGCGGCGTCGCCGACGGCAGCGTCGTGGTGTCCCTGACCGCGGAGGCGGGGGCGCCTTCGGCGGGGACGACGATCACCAACGCGTGTGCGGGGACGGTGTACCGGACCGGGGTGCTGCCCGCTTCCTAGGGCCGGTCAGGGCCGGTCTACCATCGCGTCCTGAGTGCAGCACGGTGACGGCGCGAGGAGATGGGGAGCGGATGGCTCTCGAGGCAGGCCAGCGGGTGATGCTGGCGGCGGACACCCCGCTGACCGATTCGGCCGAGGTGTCGGGCGTCGTCGTAGGGGTCCTGTCGCTGGCGGCGGGCACGGTCGGCACCGTCGAGCAGGTGGTCGGACACGCTCAGGACGAGAGCGACGACGTACGCGAGTACGAGCGGCTCAAGTCGCTGCTCGACGCGTTCGGGGGCGAGATGCCCACGGAGAGCAGGAAGCAGCTCGAGGAGAAGGTCGGCGCGCTGGAGCCCGCGTGGACCGCCTTCCAGGAACGGGCGCCTCGGGTGAGCGTGCGGGTCCGCTTCGACAACGGGTTCATCCTCGACGGGGCGGACGGGGACGTCTTCGCTCCTGCCTGAGGTGCGGGGCCCAGGTCCTAGGCGGGGGCTTCGGTGCCGGTCTCCGTGGGTTCCGGGTCCGGGAGCAGGCCGAGCCGTGCGTCGCGGGCGAACTCCGCCTCGCGGCGGAACAGGCGGAACCACATGAAGATGACGAAGCCCGCGAAGACGAACCACTCGCCGGTGTAGCCCAGGTTCTGGAACGCCTTCAGGTCCAGGCCCGTGTTGTTCGGCGCGGTCGCCGGGACCGCCTTCATACCCGCGTCGGCCTTGTCGAGGGTGATCCACGCGTCGTACACGTCGTCGCGTACGAGGTTGACCAGCGATGCCGAGCTGATCGCGCCCAGCTGGCCCTCGGGCAGGCCGCCCGCGGCGCTGACCCCGTTGGATCCCGGGCTCTCCGAGGCCTGGAGCGCCCCCTTGACGGTGACCTCGCCCTTGGGGGCGGCCGGGGCCTTCGCCGCGTTCGCGTCGCCGGGGAGCCAGCCGCGGACCACGGGGAGTGACTTTCCGTCGTCCGTACGGAGCAGGGTCAGCACGTAGAACCCGCGCTTCTCGTCCAACTCGCGATCCGGTACGAGGAGTTGCCTGCCGTAGCGGCCCGTTGCCGTGGCCTGCTCGCCGGAGGTTTCCTTGTCGACGGGGAGAAGGGAGCGGAGGGGGCGGGCCGCGGCGTCACCGTTCGCTTCCGCGGACTGTTCCTTCGCCTGCTCCTTCGCGGACTCGTGATCCTGTACGCGGTCCTCGAAGCGGCCGAGCTGCCAGGAACCCATGAAGATGCAGAAGGGGATGGCCAGCGCGACGAAGACGTTGATTCCCCACCAGCGGGGCGTCAGCAGAAACCGGTACACACCCCCACGGTACGGGGCCCCCACGGGGCACCCCTCCCTGGGGTCGGCCCCGCCGCTCCGCGGCGGCCACTCCCACCCGCCCGCCCGTTTACCCGGCTCCGCAGGGTGGGCGTAGGAGCAGCCCCGCCGCGTGGCCTGCTCCTACCTGCACCGGTCGGTGCGGGGTGAACGGGTGGGTGGGTGGGTGTGATCCGCCGCGGAGCGGCGGGGTTGTCGGCCCGGCTGCCCGGGCTAGGGGAGGTGGCGGGTGGTGAAGGCTAGTTCCAGGGTGACCTGTTTGATGCGTTCGTCCACTACCAGTGACCCGTGGCCCGCGTCGTACCGGTACACCTCGTGCACCGCCCCCCGCGAGGCCAGACGGTTCACGTAGTTGTCGATCTGGCGGATCGGGCAGCGCGGGTCGTTCACGCCCGCCGAGATGTAGACGGGCGCCTTCACGTCGTCCACGTACGTGAGCGGGGACGACGCGCGGAACCGCTCGGGGACCTCCTCCGGCGTGCCGCCCAGCAACGTGCGGTCCATCGCCTTCAGCGCCTCCATCTCGTCGTGGTACGCCGTCACGTAGTCCGCGACGGGCACCGCCGCCAGACCGACCGCCCAGGCGTCGGGCTGCGTGCCGAGGCCGAGCAGGGTGAGGTACCCGCCCCAGGAGCCGCCCGCGAGGACGAGCCGGTCGGGGTCGGCGAGGCCGGACGTCACCGCCCACTCCCGGACCGCCGCGATGTCCTCCAGTTCGATGAGGCCGACGCGGTGCTTGAGCGCGTCCGTCCACTCCCTGCCGTATCCCGTGGAGCCGCGGTAGTTGACGCGGACGACCGCGTACCCGTGGTCGACCCAGGCCGCGGGCCCCGCCGCGAAGGAGTCGCTGTCGTGCCAGGTGGGGCCGCCGTGCACCTCGAAGACGGTGGGGAGGGGGCCGGAGGAGCCGGCCGGGCGCTGCACCAGGGCGTGGATGCGGCCGCCGGGGCCGTCCACCCACACGTCCTCCACCGGGACGGACTTCGGCGCCTTCATGCCGGGCGGGTCGAGGACCACGCCGCCCGCCGTGGAGCGGACCACCGGCGGCTCGGCCGCGGACGACCACATGTACTCCACCGAGCCGTCGGGGCGGGCCGTCGCCCCCGAGACGGAGCCCGCGGGAGTGTCGATCCGCTCCAGCTCGGCCGTCGCCAGGTCGTAGCGGAACAGCTCGCCGCGCGCCTCGAAGCCGTGGGCCACGAGGAGCGCGGAACCGTCCGGGTACCACTCGGCGCTCACGTCGCCCGGCAGGCCGAGCACGAGGTCGTCCTCCTCGCCGGACGCGACGTCCCAGACCAGCGGCTCCCAGCGGCCGCGCCGCTGATGCCCGACGAGCAGGCGCGTGTCGCCGTCGACCGGGGCGAAGCCGAGGACCTCGAGGCCCAGCTCGACCGTGCCGCCCTTGGTGTCGTCCAGCTCGGCGACGGTCGAGCCGTCGGGCCTGATCACCCGGAGGGCGGAGTGCATCGCGTCGCCGTGCTCCGTGTGCTCGACGGCGATCAGCGTGCCGTCGTGCGAGAGGTCGCCGACGCCCGCCGACTCCCGGTGGCGGTACACCTCGACCGGGGCGGGGCTGCCGGGACGTACGACATGGATCGTCGAGCCGTCGTCGTCCGTCGAGCGGCCCACGACCACCGTCCCGCCGTCCCTGCCGAGGGCGAGCCCCGCCGGATAGGAGGCCTCCAGGCCCGGCACCGCGGGCTCGTCCGCGCCGCCGCCGAACGGCTGGCGCCGCCAGACGCCGAACTCGTCGCCGTCCGTGTCGTCGAACCACCAGATCCACTCGCCGTCGGGCGACAGCGCGCCGTCCGTCGTGCCGTTCGGCCGCTCCGTCACCTGGCGCTGGACGCCGGTCGTCCTGTCCCACGCGTACAGCTCGTACGTCCCCGTCGCGTTGGACACGAACAGGGCGCGCTCCGGAGCGTCCTCCGCCCAGTCCGGCAGGGACACCCGAGGCGCCCTGAACCGCTTCTCCCAGTCCGGCATCTCGGACATGTCCCGCACATCCGGCGCGGAGGACTCCGCCTCCGTGACGTTCCCCGCACCCGGCCCGCTCGTCGCACCCGTCTCGCTCATGCCCCCATAGTGCCTGTCCCCGCCGACAAACCGCTGGCGGGATTCCCCAGCCTGTGGATAACTTTTCGACCATGTACTCCCCGACGCCCGCCGACTGGCGCGAGACCAACCGGAGGCGCTGGGACGAGCGCGTCCCCCTCCACCTCGCCAGCGACTACTACGACCTCGACGCCTTCCGCGCCGGCAAGGACCCCCTGCGCGACCACGAGCTCGCCGAGGTCGGCGACGTACGCGGAAAGTCCCTGCTGCACCTGCAGTGCCACATCGGCCTCGACACCCTGTCCTGGGCGCGGCACGGCGCCTCCCGCGTGGTCGGGCTCGACTTCTCCGAACCCGCCGTCGACGCGGCCCGCGAGCTCGCCGCCGAGCTCGGCCTCACCCCGGAGCAGGCCACCTTCGTCGCCGCCGACGTGTACGACGCGGCGGAGGCGGTGCCCGACGCCTCGTACGACATCGTCTACACCGGTGTGGGCGCCCTCGGCTGGCTGCCCGACATCCAGCGCTGGGCCGAGACCGCCGCCTCCCTCGTCGCGCCCGGCGGTTTCCTCTACCTGTCCGAGTTCCACCCGCTCACCGACGTCCTGGACGACGCCACGGGCTCGCGCGTCGAGCACGACTACTTCGCGCGCGACGCCTGGGTCGACGACGCTCCCGGCGGATACGCGGACACGACGACGCCCACCGTCCACAACCGCACCGTCGAGTGGCAGCACCCGATCGGCGACGTCGTCTCCGCGCTCGCCGCCGCGGGTCTGCGCATCGAGTTCCTGCGCGAGCGCGACCAGACCCTCTTCGAGCGCTTCGGCGCGCTCGAACTCCGCGACGGCGTCTACCGCTTCCCCGCGGACCGGCCCCGGATCCCCCTCATGTACTCCCTGCGGGCGAGCAGACCCGGGAACCGATGACCGATGACCGCTACGGGAGCGGGGACGGCGGGCGCAGCCAGCCCTCCTTGCGCGGCGCGAACTCGCCGAGCTTCGTCCAGTCCCACGACTGCAGCACCTCCCGCCCCCGGTCGTCGTCCGGCCTGATGACGGCGACGACGACGTCCGACGTGTGCCGGGTGAGGAGCAGCGTCCGCAGCCGGTACGCGACGTCCGAGCCGCGCTCAGCGGGCGCCACCATCACCTCGCTCAGCAGGAACACCCGCCCCGAAGTGGTCTGTTCGACGACGGCGGGGGACAGGACGTGGCGGAACGCCTCCCACCACTCGCCGCCCCGCTCGGTGCGGTAGCCGTAGAGGCAGCCGACCAGGTTGCCCGCGACGTGGGCCACGACCATGTCGAAGTCCGTCTGCTGTACGTCGTGTTCGAACCGGCGCAGGAAGTCCGCCCGGACGCCACCGGCCCCGCCACCGGTCTCCGCGCCACTGGTCTCCGTATAGAAGTCGGCGACGGCCTCTCGCTGCCCCTCCGCCTGCCAACGGCTCAGCCGTCGCAGGAACATCTCCGCCATGTGCGCCTCCCGCTCCGCCCCGTGAGGGCGACTCCCCCCGCACCCTGAATTCGCATGGTGAGCTTAATCCCGGAAGTACTGGGCAGGCGGGACAATGGATATCCGGCCCGTGCCCCAGAGCGAAGGTGAACCAGTGCAGACACCCACTCAGTTGACTGAGATGTCCAGCAGCGAACTGCCGTGGGTCGAGGACGCGGGAAGCGTCGCGCCCAGGGACGCACGGGACCTGTCGAAGCTATTCTTCGACAAGCTCCAGGTCCTCGAAGAGGGCACGCACGAGTACCAGTACGCGCGCAACACCCTGATCGAGATGAACCTGTCGCTGGTGCACTTCGCGGCCGGCCGTTTCCGCGGCGGCAGCACCGACATCGACGACATCGTGCAGGTCGGCACGATCGGCCTGATCAAGGCCATCGACCGCTTCGACCTGTCCCGCGAGGTCGCGTTCAGCACCTTCGCGCTGCCGTACATCACCGGTGAGATCAAGCGGTTCTTCCGCGACACCACCTGGGCCGTGCACGTCCCGCGCCGCCTCCAGGAACTCCGCGTCGACCTGGCGAAGGCCAAGGAGGCGCTGGGCGCCGAGCTGGACCGCGAGCCCACCGTCCGTGAACTCGCGGAGCACCTCGGCCTCACCGAGCAGGAGGTCAACGACGGCCTCGTCGCCGCCAACGGCTACACCGCGGGCTCCATCGACGTCCCCGTCAGCCAGGACGACGGCTCGCAGGGCCGTGACTACGCCGACGTGCTCGGCGAGGACGACCCCGCCCTCGACCTCTTCGAGGACCTGCACGCGCTCGCCCCGCTCATCGAGCAGCTGAACGAGCGCGAGCGGCACATCATCGAGATGCGCTTCGGCCGTGAGATGACGCAGGCCCAGATCGGCGAGGTGCTCGGGGTCTCCCAGATGCACGTCTCACGGCTCCTGACCCGCACCCTCGCCAAGCTCCGCTCCGGGCTCCTCACCGAACACTGACTCGACGGGCCGGGTTGTCCCTGCCGCGCCCGCCCGTCAGCCGTACGTCGGCGACCAGCGGGCGCGGTGACACCGCCGACCGCGCCTCGGCCACCGTCTGCCGGGCGAGGCACCGCAGCACCGCCTCCGGAGAGGCGTCCGGCGACAGGGCCAGCGTGATCCGGACACGCACCCCTCGCGGACCCGTGCGCAAGCGCCGTCGCGGACCCCCGCGCAGCCGCACGCGCGCGTGGGCCACGCCTTCGATCCCGCGCGCCCGCTCGGTCATCGCCGCCGCCAGCGCGGCCCCGGACAGGGTGACGTCGGGCTGCCCGAGCGGCAGTTCGCGCAGGCGCCCGCCGCGCACCTGCGCCCACGCCCACCACAGGAGCAGGAGTACGCCGACGGAGAGCCCGGCGATCACGGCCGGCGTCCACAAGGCCTGGTCCCGCCACCGTCCGAGCCGCGCCCCGTCGACCCACACCCGGTCCGCGCCGAGGCGCGGCACGTCCGACGGCAGCCGGTCGCGTACGACGTCCGTCGCGGTCGCGAGCACCGCCCCCGTGCCCAGGAGCGCCGCGCCGAGACAGAGCAGGGCGGTGCGGTTGACGCCGGTACGGAGGCCGCTCATCCGTCCTCACCTCCCCGCGCGGGCGCACGCCACGCCGGTTCCGTGCGCAGCCGGACCCGCAGCCGCGGCGGCCTCGCCACCCCGCACGATGCCAGGGTCTGTTCCGCCGTCTCCGTCAACGCCGTACGGGCCGCGTCGAGTTCGCCGAAGGCGAGACCGGCGCGCACGGTGACCCTCCGCCGTCCGACCCGGACCCGCGCGCGCGTGATGCCGGGCAGGCCGGACACGGCCTCCCGCAGCAGCGCCGCCACCGTGCCCCGGTCGACGACCGCGTGGACGTCGGGCAGCGGCGGACGCATCGCGAGCCGGCCGCGGGAGCCGGGTGTGACGGCGAGGACCATCAGCCACACGCCGAGACAGAACACCGCGAACGCCGCCGCCGCGCCCGGCCACACGCCCCGGTGCGGCCCGTGCGTGGCGAGCCACTCCATGAAGTCGGCCCGCCACCGCGCGGGTGCGCGCCCCGCCGCGTGCACGGACAGGACGTCGTACAGGAGCACGCCGCAGACGGCGGCGGCGACGAGTGCCGCCACCGCCACGGGCACGCGGCGCGCGGACCACGGCCGCCGCGCCCGGATCCCGCCGGCGACCCCGCCTGCGACCTCCTGAGCCTCCGGCTCCCAGCCCTCCGCCGCCCGCACGCGCAGTTCACGCACCCGCACGCGCGCGGACGGCACGGCGAGACCGGTGAGCCGTGCCGTGCGGTCGGCGACGTGCGACCGGACGCGTTCGCCCGACTCGTCGAGCACCGCGGGATAGG from the Streptomyces venezuelae genome contains:
- a CDS encoding aspartate-semialdehyde dehydrogenase; protein product: MSRKPTLAVVGATGAVGTVMLQILSQHADIWGEIRLVASPRSAGRKLTVRGEEIEVLALSEEVFDGVDVAMFDVPDEVSAQWAPVAAAKGVVVVDNSAAFRMDPDVPLVVPEVNPHAARVRPRGIVANPNCTTLSMIVAVGALHAEFGLRELIVSSYQAVSGAGRDGVDTLRRQLKLVAGSELGTSPGDVRRAVGDDTGPFPEPVALNVVPWAGSLKDDGWSSEEMKVRDESRKILGLPGLRVAATCVRVPVVTTHSLTVHARFEDEVTVDRAREILATAPGVVLFDNPAAGEFPTPADVVGTDPTWVGRVRRSLDDPTALELFVCGDNLRKGAALNTAQIAELVAGEFTAG
- a CDS encoding alkaline shock response membrane anchor protein AmaP: MSGLRTGVNRTALLCLGAALLGTGAVLATATDVVRDRLPSDVPRLGADRVWVDGARLGRWRDQALWTPAVIAGLSVGVLLLLWWAWAQVRGGRLRELPLGQPDVTLSGAALAAAMTERARGIEGVAHARVRLRGGPRRRLRTGPRGVRVRITLALSPDASPEAVLRCLARQTVAEARSAVSPRPLVADVRLTGGRGRDNPARRVSVR
- a CDS encoding RNA polymerase sigma factor SigF; this translates as MSSSELPWVEDAGSVAPRDARDLSKLFFDKLQVLEEGTHEYQYARNTLIEMNLSLVHFAAGRFRGGSTDIDDIVQVGTIGLIKAIDRFDLSREVAFSTFALPYITGEIKRFFRDTTWAVHVPRRLQELRVDLAKAKEALGAELDREPTVRELAEHLGLTEQEVNDGLVAANGYTAGSIDVPVSQDDGSQGRDYADVLGEDDPALDLFEDLHALAPLIEQLNERERHIIEMRFGREMTQAQIGEVLGVSQMHVSRLLTRTLAKLRSGLLTEH
- a CDS encoding class I SAM-dependent methyltransferase, which codes for MYSPTPADWRETNRRRWDERVPLHLASDYYDLDAFRAGKDPLRDHELAEVGDVRGKSLLHLQCHIGLDTLSWARHGASRVVGLDFSEPAVDAARELAAELGLTPEQATFVAADVYDAAEAVPDASYDIVYTGVGALGWLPDIQRWAETAASLVAPGGFLYLSEFHPLTDVLDDATGSRVEHDYFARDAWVDDAPGGYADTTTPTVHNRTVEWQHPIGDVVSALAAAGLRIEFLRERDQTLFERFGALELRDGVYRFPADRPRIPLMYSLRASRPGNR
- a CDS encoding prolyl oligopeptidase family serine peptidase, which produces MSEMPDWEKRFRAPRVSLPDWAEDAPERALFVSNATGTYELYAWDRTTGVQRQVTERPNGTTDGALSPDGEWIWWFDDTDGDEFGVWRRQPFGGGADEPAVPGLEASYPAGLALGRDGGTVVVGRSTDDDGSTIHVVRPGSPAPVEVYRHRESAGVGDLSHDGTLIAVEHTEHGDAMHSALRVIRPDGSTVAELDDTKGGTVELGLEVLGFAPVDGDTRLLVGHQRRGRWEPLVWDVASGEEDDLVLGLPGDVSAEWYPDGSALLVAHGFEARGELFRYDLATAELERIDTPAGSVSGATARPDGSVEYMWSSAAEPPVVRSTAGGVVLDPPGMKAPKSVPVEDVWVDGPGGRIHALVQRPAGSSGPLPTVFEVHGGPTWHDSDSFAAGPAAWVDHGYAVVRVNYRGSTGYGREWTDALKHRVGLIELEDIAAVREWAVTSGLADPDRLVLAGGSWGGYLTLLGLGTQPDAWAVGLAAVPVADYVTAYHDEMEALKAMDRTLLGGTPEEVPERFRASSPLTYVDDVKAPVYISAGVNDPRCPIRQIDNYVNRLASRGAVHEVYRYDAGHGSLVVDERIKQVTLELAFTTRHLP
- a CDS encoding SURF1 family protein produces the protein MYRFLLTPRWWGINVFVALAIPFCIFMGSWQLGRFEDRVQDHESAKEQAKEQSAEANGDAAARPLRSLLPVDKETSGEQATATGRYGRQLLVPDRELDEKRGFYVLTLLRTDDGKSLPVVRGWLPGDANAAKAPAAPKGEVTVKGALQASESPGSNGVSAAGGLPEGQLGAISSASLVNLVRDDVYDAWITLDKADAGMKAVPATAPNNTGLDLKAFQNLGYTGEWFVFAGFVIFMWFRLFRREAEFARDARLGLLPDPEPTETGTEAPA
- a CDS encoding SigE family RNA polymerase sigma factor; the protein is MAEVLDFTAVQARGAATLRPTRRPRATGGMPVIAPMPAARPTRIPAQREGADDTMTAGTTVDHLTETYRAHYRSLLGLAALLLDDTASCEDVVQEAFIRVHSARKRVRDPEKTLAYLRQTVVNLSRSALRRRILGLKLLSKPMPDMASAEEGAYDQLERDELIKAMRGLQRRQREVLVLRYFADMTEAQVAETLGISLGSVKAYGSRGIAALRVAMEAPA
- a CDS encoding DUF6286 domain-containing Asp23/Gls24 family envelope stress response protein — encoded protein: MSVPAADRGATKVADRAVRRIAERAATEALAPGEVRTDRSTASVRGRRARVDVAVTLPYPAVLDESGERVRSHVADRTARLTGLAVPSARVRVRELRVRAAEGWEPEAQEVAGGVAGGIRARRPWSARRVPVAVAALVAAAVCGVLLYDVLSVHAAGRAPARWRADFMEWLATHGPHRGVWPGAAAAFAVFCLGVWLMVLAVTPGSRGRLAMRPPLPDVHAVVDRGTVAALLREAVSGLPGITRARVRVGRRRVTVRAGLAFGELDAARTALTETAEQTLASCGVARPPRLRVRLRTEPAWRAPARGGEDG